A single genomic interval of Coccidioides posadasii str. Silveira chromosome 1, complete sequence harbors:
- a CDS encoding uncharacterized protein (BUSCO:216683at4751~EggNog:ENOG410PFED~COG:J~BUSCO:5556at33183) — protein MRLIATGRALRVSYERPAVAIARRPWCGQFVPRAWQVSRSTSSSTTAPQSSANAPDALKNVFQRSAEQARQASTLPVADKTYARDEWTNTSQTILSHVGRRLYLDENHPLSITRKLIESQFTGPEFGNYVEKNPIVSVAQNFDDLGFPADHPGRSRTDTYYINKDTVLRTHTSAHQRAYFQQMHRNENIKPEEKGYTIVADVYRRDAIDRSHYPVFHQMECARLWKRPVTAAAIMEDLNKLARHDVPVQDPSPTVHPERNPLQDKHHTLEVADAIVAHLKRSLELLVIKIFSAAKEAAGDDAKQEPLKMRWVEASFPFTSPSYELEVFWQGEWLEILGSGVVKQELLISSAVPEHIGWAFGLGLERIAMLLFNIPDIRLFWSQDPRFLSQFEAGKVSRFMPFSKHPACYKDVAFWLRPSSAASAAGGSVPFHENDIMEIVRDVAGNLVEDVRLVDEFTHPKTGRKSLCYRINYRSLERTLTNEETNLLHEKVREKLVDKVGVELR, from the coding sequence ATGCGGTTAATCGCCACTGGGAGAGCGCTCCGAGTGAGCTACGAACGACCCGCCGTCGCAATTGCTCGCCGTCCATGGTGTGGCCAGTTCGTCCCCCGGGCCTGGCAAGTTTCACGGAGTACCAGTAGCTCTACAACAGCTCCACAATCCTCTGCAAATGCCCCGGACGCGCTGAAAAATGTTTTTCAGCGATCAGCAGAGCAAGCCCGACAGGCATCTACCCTTCCGGTCGCCGACAAAACATATGCTCGAGACGAATGGACCAATACCTCGCAAACCATCCTCTCCCACGTCGGACGTCGGCTCTACCTTGACGAAAACCACCCTCTCTCGATCACGCGCAAGCTCATAGAGAGCCAGTTTACCGGCCCTGAGTTTGGGAATTATGTTGAAAAGAATCCTATCGTTTCCGTCGCACAGAATTTTGATGACTTAGGCTTCCCAGCCGACCACCCCGGTCGTAGCCGAACGGATACGTATTATATCAACAAAGATACAGTCTTACGAACACATACCAGTGCCCATCAGCGTGCATATTTTCAGCAGATGCACAGAAATGAGAATATTAAGCCGGAAGAAAAAGGATACACAATAGTTGCTGACGTCTACCGTCGTGATGCGATTGATAGAAGCCATTATCCTGTCTTCCATCAGATGGAATGTGCAAGGCTCTGGAAGCGCCCAGTCACAGCAGCTGCCATTATGGAGGATTTGAACAAACTCGCACGCCACGACGTTCCCGTCCAGGATCCCAGCCCAACTGTCCATCCCGAGAGAAACCCTTTGCAGGACAAGCACCATACGCTCGAAGTGGCCGACGCCATTGTTGCTCATCTGAAGCGTTCACTCGAACTCCTTGTCATCAAGATTTTCTCTGCTGCTAAAGAGGCGGCTGGCGACGACGCGAAACAGGAGCCTCTCAAAATGCGATGGGTCGAAGCCTCTTTCCCATTCACAAGCCCTAGTTACGAGCTAGAGGTATTTTGGCAGGGCGAGTGGCTAGAGATCCTTGGTTCCGGGGTTGTCAAACAGGAACTGCTCATCTCATCGGCCGTCCCGGAGCATATTGGATGGGCCTTTGGTTTGGGATTGGAGCGGATCGCCATGCTTTTGTTTAACATTCCCGATATCCGTCTATTCTGGTCTCAAGATCCTCGATTCCTGTCTCAATTTGAAGCTGGCAAAGTTAGTCGATTCATGCCCTTTTCTAAGCATCCTGCTTGCTACAAAGACGTTGCATTCTGGCTTAGACCTTCTAGCGCGGCAAGTGCTGCGGGAGGTTCCGTGCCGTTCCATGAAAATGATATCATGGAAATTGTTAGAGATGTTGCTGGAAATCTAGTTGAAGATGTTAGACTGGTGGATGAGTTTACCCATCCGAAAACTGGGCGCAAAAGTTTATGTTACCGCATCAATTACCGGAGTTTGGAGAGGACACTGACCAACGAAGAGACCAACCTGTTGCATGAAAAAGTGAGAGAGAAACTGGTGGACAAAGTTGGTGTCGAGTTGAGATGA
- a CDS encoding uncharacterized protein (EggNog:ENOG410PGRF~COG:G) — protein sequence MAFNNETGELKQLFTNKDSAPSPSWQEISKAQKFLYTVEETTQKDKNKGAVTSYSIEDDGQLRKVSTSAGMVAPVHLAISPDQNLIVTAN from the exons ATGGCG TTCAACAATGAAACCGGTGAGCTGAAGCAACTGTTTACCAACAAGGATTCCGCTCCATCTCCCTCGTGGCAAGAAATCTCAAAAGCCCAAAAGTTCCTTTACACAGTTGAGGAGACAACCCAGAAAGATAAGAACAAGGGCGCCGTCACAAGCTACTCCATCGAGGACGATGGGCAGCTTCGCAAGGTATCGACCTCAGCCGGGATGGTTGCTCCTGTGCATCTGGCCATCAGCCCGGACCAGAACCTTATCGTCACAGCTAATTAG
- a CDS encoding uncharacterized protein (EggNog:ENOG410PGRF~COG:G) yields MFTVGGGQDPITEIDPVKVKPGTGPRHAVFYPATDKPKFYYVVGELSNTLTVFSVEYTDKALKLTEIQTISTLPEDHAKDKGPAAGEIILHPNGKHLYVSNRLDTVFPHANSIASYEIDESSGRLKLLEVFNSGVVNIRHLSIHPSGEWLITEGQDSNNIKSFQLDPNTGKVEKEESSSLLIEKPVCLQWLTTQPAEKQQKKCGS; encoded by the coding sequence ATGTTCACCGTCGGCGGAGGCCAGGATCCCATTACCGAAATTGACCCAGTCAAGGTGAAGCCTGGTACCGGACCACGCCATGCTGTTTTCTATCCGGCCACCGACAAACCGAAATTCTACTACGTCGTCGGGGAGTTATCGAACACCCTGACCGTTTTCTCGGTCGAATACACCGACAAAGCCCTCAAGCTCACTGAAATTCAAACTATTTCCACCCTGCCAGAGGACCATGCCAAAGACAAAGGCCCAGCAGCGGGGGAGATCATCCTTCATCCGAACGGCAAGCACCTCTATGTGTCAAACAGACTCGACACTGTGTTTCCACATGCAAACTCGATCGCGTCTTATGAAATCGACGAGTCATCCGGACGTCTGAAGCTCCTGGAGGTTTTCAACAGCGGAGTCGTGAATATTAGACACCTTTCTATCCACCCAAGTGGAGAGTGGTTGATCACCGAGGGACAAGATTCAAATAACATCAAGTCTTTCCAACTTGATCCTAACACTGGAAAAgtagaaaaggaagaaagcTCTTCTTTGCTCATCGAAAAGCCTGTTTGCTTGCAGTGGTTGACCACTCAGCCGGCAGAGAAGCAACAGAAAAAGTGTGGTAGTTAA
- a CDS encoding uncharacterized protein (EggNog:ENOG410PSKY) — translation MYATRVLAMRASRPVFRPIPKEEQSAHTISQRLRTLKKIPPELLPLGFVLW, via the exons ATGTATGCTACTCGAGTTTTGGCTATGAGGGCTTCTCGCCCCGTCTTTCGGCCTATCCCG AAGGAAGAACAGAGTG CTCACACCATCTCTCAACGTCTACGGACCTTGAAGAAGATTCCTCCGGAATTACTTCCTCTTG GTTTCGTCCTTTGGTAA
- a CDS encoding uncharacterized protein (EggNog:ENOG410PNQ9~COG:O~BUSCO:15115at33183), giving the protein MSESSRLKSTIYVGGLDQGVTAQTLAEAFIPFGEIADITLPKPELPSSADLHRGFGYVEFELAQDAKEAIDNMDQSELYGRIIKVAAAKPQKDSNEGLGSKTAIWEQEGYLAQHAVSEEDKQAAEQARSAVNSRTDPMQGLEGLDVAGPNPA; this is encoded by the exons ATGTCAGAATCATCGAGACTGAAGAGTACAATTTACGTCGGGGGACTAGATCAGGGCGTCACAGCGCAGACACTCGCTGAGGCCTTCATTCCCTTCGGTGAAATCGCCGATATCACACTGCCTAAACCCGAACTCCCCTCGTCCGCTGATCTCCATCGAGGCTTTGGATATGTGGAATTTGAGTTAGCACAGGACGCAAAAGAAGCAATCGACAATATGGATCAGAGCGAGCTCTACGGGCGGATTATCAAGGTCGCAGCTGCGAAACCGCAGAAGGATAGCAACGAAGGACTTGGAAGCAAGACTGCTATTTGGGAGCAG GAGGGCTATCTTGCACAACATGCTGTCAGCGAGGAGGATAAGCAGGCCGCTGAACAGGCAAGGTCGGCCGTCAATAGTCGCACAGATCCAATGCAAGGCCTAGAGGGCCTGGATGTCGCCGGACCAAATCCAGCATAA
- the DIC1 gene encoding Mitochondrial dicarboxylate transporter (EggNog:ENOG410PGRA~COG:C~BUSCO:10177at33183), with protein MMRTIVHICRSNGFLGLYNGLSASLLRQITYSTTRFGIYEELKSRVTQSSSSPPSLLTLIGMASFSGFVGGLVGNPADVTNVRMQRDAALPPEKRRNYRHAFHGMSQMLRTEGAASLFRGVWPNSLRALGMTAAQLASYDEFKQICMGHFGMADNITTHLTASVMAGFVATTLCSPIDVIKTRIMGASSAESSGHTIVGFLRDIFKKEGFSWMFRGWIPSFTRLGPHTVATFLFLEQHKKIYRALKRPDSDTKATL; from the exons ATGATGAGGACCATAGTTCACATCTGCAGGTCAAATGGATTTTTGGGCCTTTACAATGGT TTGTCAGCGTCCCTTCTACGGCAAATAACATATTCGACTACTCGATTTGGGATCTATGAAGAGCTCAAGTCTCGTGTGACGCAATCTTCTTCGTCTCCTCCATCGTTGCTAACACTGATCGGCATGGCGTCATTCTCCGGCTTCGTGGGTGGGTTGGTTGGAAATCCTGCCGATGTCACAAACGTCCGGATGCAGCGCGATGCGGCTTTGCCTCCCGAGAAACGGCGGAATTATCGACATGCTTTTCACGGAATGTCGCAAATGCTCCGTACAGAGGGAGCGGCTAGTTTGTTTCGCGGAGTCTGGCCCAATTCTCTGAGAGCACTCGGTATGACTGCAGCGCAGCTGGCGTCGTACGACGAGTTCAAACAAATATGCATGGGTCACTTCGGGATGGCCGACAATATCACCACTCATCTTACAGCATCTGTCATGGCAGGTTTTGTTGCGACCACGCTCTGCAGCCCCATTGATGTTATAAAAACTCGGATCATGGGCGCTAGTTCCGCAGAGTCCAGTGGCCATACCATCGTTGGATTTTTAAgagacatattcaagaaagaaggaTTTTCATGGATGTTCCGCGGTTGGATTCCGAGCTTTACACGCCTGGGACCTCACACAGTCGCGACATTTTTGTTCTTGGAGCAACACAAGAAGATTTACAGAGCGTTGAAACGGCCTGATAGTGACACCAAAGCAACCCTCTAG
- a CDS encoding uncharacterized protein (EggNog:ENOG410PJ1Q~COG:S~BUSCO:4843at33183) codes for MIAVEHPPPEAEIFAGLNNIIARSTSPQKSYESLKKQESSGPKAQPTPAKPKYQLWPTLKKTVSSSGRSTPDSGKMMRNPFKDGGLSRSHKISVPDLKQLATIDERSLDSPTIPGQYPIHERSNSAPGACAGAGIVRTHMIGCVGEACNRNVEQSGESSSPSRRIDKNRICPVPSQSERHQPLNSSNLRRAAFDDPPEVPPKSPRLALRIPNMPVSSSGGDSSSTPVSGTTGGSQSSRPLEESPWTSSSNLPAQTCSSANPSSSENASTRAASPLGISASPCHKKNRTDGPNRPTAFEFGSEKPAAGVSNHKRGLSHDSVLKWGGQPPRKHAAFEARLDDREVKKQLPGIPIPNVPLGIPVHKALRVLPCTEIEALQKQAHNQAQKFEVLNRCDVKSLSRELRALQKRCDYLRETYNSLRTGRHSLHQRMILYLKSPRVSKFSREGILKQEEALFELDRSIDEWYSKLENAEQRRALVRQKLLEHLAATLVLRESHPEPAGTEKKTHVDNSHNTHNQNKTARKDVESIKIYADAEIQALFANIEKDMERMANSGSPLPHLPAVAYSPDMKASA; via the exons ATGATAGCTGTTGAGCATCCTCCGCCGGAGGCTGAAATCTTTGCTGGTCTTAATAACATCATCGCACGAAGCACATCACCCCAA AAAAGCTACGAAAGCTtgaaaaagcaagagagTTCCGGACCCAAGGCGCAGCCTACGCCTGCAAAGCCGAAATATCAGCTGTGGCCAACTCTCAAGAAAACTGTCTCTAGTTCTGGGCGTAGCACCCCGGACTCAGGAAAGATGATGAGAAATCCGTTTAAGGACGGAGGCCTCAGCCGTTCTCATAAAATAAGTGTTCCTGATCTTAAGCAACTGGCGACGATAGATGAAAGATCGCTTGACTCCC CAACAATTCCAGGTCAATATCCGATCCACGAAAGATCGAATAGTGCGCCAGGGGCCTGTGCAGGAGCCGGTATCGTTCGAACACACATGATTGGGTGTGTGGGCGAAGCTTGCAACAGGAATGTAGAACAGTCGGGCGAGAGTTCATCCCCATCACGGAGGATTGAtaagaacagaatatgtccTGTTCCGTCACAGAGTGAGAGACACCAGCCATTGAATTCAAGTAATCTCAGGAGGGCAGCTTTTGATGACCCCCCTGAAGTTCCACCGAAATCGCCACGGTTGGCACTTCGGATCCCGAACATGCCGGTGTCTTCATCCGGTGGGGATAGTTCAAGTACTCCTGTATCAGGAACCACCGGAGGCTCGCAAAGCAGCAGGCCGCTCGAAGAAAGTCCTTGGACGAGCTCTTCAAACCTGCCTGCTCAAACCTGTTCTTCCGCCAACCCATCAAGCTCTGAAAATGCATCCACTCGTGCGGCATCTCCGTTAGGCATATCAGCATCTCCATGCCACAAGAAAAATAGGACGGACGGACCGAATCGACCCACCGCATTTGAGTTTGGATCAGAGAAACCGGCGGCGGGCGTCAGTAACCACAAGAGAGGGTTATCGCACGACTCGGTCCTGAAATGGGGGGGTCAACCCCCGAGGAAGCATGCAGCATTTGAGGCTCGGCTAGATGATAGAGAGGTGAAGAAGCAGCTTCCGGGAATTCCAATCCCCAATGTTCCTTTGGGAATCCCTGTACACAAGGCGTTGAGAGTACTTCCGTGCACCGAAATTGAGGCTCTACAAAAGCAAGCTCACAATCAAGCACAAAAGTTCGAGGTACTTAATCGCTGTGATGTCAAGTCACTTTCGAGG GAGCTTCGAGCACTGCAAAAGCGTTGTGACTATCTCAGAGAGACGTACAATTCTCTTCGGACCGGCCGACATAGCTTGCATCAACGGATGATCTTATATCTCAAATCACCCAGAGTATCGAAATTTTCAAGGGAGGGGATCTTAAAGCAGGAGGAAGCGCTCTTTGAGCTTGATAGATCCATTGACGAGTGGTATTCCAAATTGGAAAATGCAGAGCAGCGGCGGGCTCTGGTACGACAAAAGCTCCTCGAGCATCTAGCGGCGACCTTGGTTCTACGGGAATCTCATCCAGAGCCCGCTGGTACGGAAAAGAAGACTCACGTTGACAATTCGCATAATACCCACAACCAAAATAAGACGGCTCGCAAAGATGTGGAATCCATCAAGATATATGCAGACGCCGAGATACAAGCTCTGTTTGCCAATATCGAAAAGGATATGGAGAGAATGGCAAATTCTGGTAGTCCTCTTCCACATCTACCCGCCGTCGCTTATTCTCCTGATATGAAAGCTTCGGCTTAA
- the COX12 gene encoding Cytochrome c oxidase subunit 6B (EggNog:ENOG410PRAX~COG:C), which produces MWEIPDADPEEPVETKPFKFVTGMLNVPLPKPPGECKKPVLIDDNTAGFDARFPNQNQTKHCWQNYVDYHKCILAKGEDFKPCRQFFLAYRSLCPKSWTDRWDDQRDAGNFPVRLDR; this is translated from the exons ATGTGGGAAATCCCAGATGCTGATCCCGAGGAGCCCGTCGAGACAAAGCCCTTCAAATTCGTGACAGGTATGTTGAATGTCCCACTTCCTAAACCACCCGGCGAATGCAAAAAACCAGTGCTAATTGACGATAATACAGCTG GTTTTGACGCTCGCTTCCCTAACCAAAATCA GACCAAGCACTGCTGGCAGAACTATGTCGACTATCACAAGTGCATATTAGCCAAGGGTGAAGACTTCAAGCCCTGCCGACAG TTCTTCCTCGCTTACCGATCTCTTTGCCCCAAGTCCTGGACTGACCGATGGGATGATCAACGCG ACGCCGGCAACTTCCCTGTTCGTCTTGACCGATAA
- the MGE1 gene encoding Mitochondrial matrix cochaperone (BUSCO:439490at4751~EggNog:ENOG410PMR5~COG:O~BUSCO:12698at33183) — translation MFRRALIRQSQAARSAFTTRSISSSPLSRKQPLLQTFTQFGKPLPSRVCQRFNSTESQQKNAENASADGKNGEQKPSGSQLSEAEATLRKEVEKQEREIIDLKDKYLRSVADFRNLQERTKRDVDAARSFAIQRFGADLIESIDNFERALEAVPSEKLNNGENKDLADLYDGLKMTEKVIMNTLKKHGLERFDPSELVEGKPQKFDPKLHEATFMAPAPGKEDGDILHVQTKGFILNGRVLRAAKVGVVKNA, via the exons ATGTTTCGAAGGGCTTTAATCCGGCAGTCCCAGGCCGCAAGGTCCGCCTTCACGACCCGCTCCATTTCGAGCTCTCCTTTATCCCGAAAACAACCACTCTTACAGACTTTCACACAGTTCGGAAAGCCTTTACCTTCAAGAGTATGTCAGAGGTTCAATTCCACGGAGTCGCAGCAGAAGAACGCAGAAAACGCTTCCGCGGATGGAAAAAACGGAGAGCAAAAGCCATCCGGATCCCAATTATCGGAAGCCGAAGCTACTCTGCGAAAGGAGGTTGAAAAGCAGGAAAGGGAAATCATTGACTTGAAG GATAAATATCTCCGCTCCGTCGCCGATTTTCGTAACCTTCAAGAACGCACAAAGCGAGATGTTGATGCTGCGCGATCGTTCGCTATTCAACGCTTCGGAGCTGATTTGATTGAGTCAATTGATAATTTTGAGCGTGCTCTCGAAGCTGTTCCGTCTGAAAAGCTGAACAACGGTGAAAATAAAGACCTGGCTGATCTTTATGATGGCCTGAAGATGACAGAAAAGGTCATTATGAATACTTTGAAAAAGCATGGTCTGGAGAGGTTCGACCCTAGCGAACTGGTCGAGGGCAAACCGCAGAAGTTTGACCCCAAACTTCACGAAGCGACCTTCATGGCCCCGGCTCCCGGAAAGGAAGATGGGGATATCCTTCATGTCCAAACAAAGGGTTTCATCCTCAACGGCCGCGTCCTCAGG GCTGCCAAGGTTGGCGTTGTGAAGAACGCTTAA